AAGTATAGTTGTTAACTGAAAAGACTTGCAAATGCTCAAAACAtgcatgatttttttattacaaccTACCCTTTGTTTGCATATATTCAGTTTAGTGGTCCAATAATTCCCAGGAAGCTCAGAAAGCGAGGTTACTTGTCTTGAGCAACAGGACACTGGCCTGTACACTGTCCAGACAGATTTTATATGTTTGAAGAGAAATTACATTATTGGATTTTGTGGCAAAGTGCATATTCTTAGCTGTGGGCCATGAAGTAaagttattttgaaaaatgtcacattaaatgGCTTcaggatttctttttatttcaagtGGGCAGCAATGACCTCCCATTGTAGTAAAAGTTTGttgaattaaaataattacaagttagtttttatattattttttacacatacttataatgtatatattaGTATTTGTAAGCCTAAAGCTGcggtgtgtaacttttgttgcCAAAACACTGCATGTGTAGATCAACGCAAAGGACGACGCTAGGTCCATATTACAACCATTCTcttccatttgtttttgtatcttgGTGCCATGCTTTCCGAGAACTAGATTTAATTCCTTAAATCTAAAGTTCTTTACTAGAGTAGCTGTAATGCTTCCGCCTTCCCTCCAGCAGTGGTCATGTAAGATGTGTCAcatctgtgtctccacagacacaaaacaaaacccctctttactgagaaacacagtcgTGTGTAGCTGATGAATTTATTTGGCGACGGATTGAATGTaatagacatttgtttttgttgaaaagttacacactgcagctttaattttacatttttgtattttatgtagtGGATATGTTTTACAAGGTGGCCGAAATTGATTTAATGATCCAGCTTTACTTGAAACCTCTCAACAGTAATGCAACTTTAACTTATTTATgtctgtgaggaagaggaggctgcaGCTGATGAGCTCAGTGTTTGGCTGCGACCTTCATCACCTGTGGTTCAGAGCAGATGGCTGCAGAatctcaacacacacatacatacacatacactccAGCTCAGCAATATTTGTGAACACTGATTGGACGGTGATTCTACAAGGAGGAGCCACTTGGCTAAAAGCAGAGATTCCGGTTTCTAATCCTCGGTGCATTCAGCAGAGGGATTTGCTGTTTGTGGAACATTCAGCTCAGGTGGCATATCTTTTCAGTTGTTTTGTATTTGGCAGCACAGTGCAGGATCCCCACACATTAAAGCCCCACCTTCCTCACCTTCCTCACatctccccccccacacaccttcTTGCTCTTTCTGAATGCATGGCTTCCATGTTGTGCCTCCATCTGCTTCCCTGAACCCTGCAGCAGTTCAGACTCTGTAAACCCTGAggcagactgctgctgctgctgctgctgctgctgctgctcccagcatgtttttttctcctgtgtcCTGTTTGATTCAAACCTGTTTGTTTGCTCGCACTACAAAAGATGTTGATGCTGAGCTGTACAAACTCTGTCCAGAGCaagttgttgtggttattgcgTTTCACTTGTTGTCAGACTTGATGCATGATTATATTTGGAAGGTATGAAGTgaataggggtgggaatcacagggtacctaaCGAACCAATAAATGtcttaatttattcattcacattgATAGTTGTCCCTAATATTGATCATCGCATTGCATGTGGAAGGACTTGACTAAATCCAATCAGCTGGTCACAGGATTTCCCACAATCACAAGTCTGTATTAAAGGTGTTAAACACGAAAACATGATCTGGCTGTGTAGCTAAAAACAGTCTTTATTATCCGGATTGTCGAACATGAAATCAAATGAGTTTGTGATAAAGTTTACAACGTGAAAGCAAACTATTGTGCCAGCTACACAATGACACAGGAGGATAATCTAGAGTTTTAAGTCAACTTTGCATTAAcggtgcgttccagttgtagtcagaAGTCGAAATTTCCAACTTCGGGGGAACCTCGCAAACCCCGACATATAATTCCGAGATGGCTACCACTCATATGCCCTGCTAAGTTTACCATTAATTGCACTTCTGTcgtatttgttttgcagttaatCGGTCCTACGTATAGTACTGTTCGGTTTTTAGCCatggacatgttgctacgctAGTTTCGTTCTGCTCATCTGGAACGTGGTGAAATCACTTCCAGTTTGACTTCCAACATAAATGGAGGGCAGCATAACTCTCCGAGGAACTGTCTGCAGTCTTCAGATTTCGGCCGCTTTAAATAGATCAGTCGTCTTTTTGTAAAAATGGCCTCGATTTATTAAGagacttttaactttaaatctGTTGTTCTGATTAACACAGCTCACACTCTTTTAAATATGCCTCCACTTTTCTgaggatagaaaaaaaaaaaaacatacactggACTGACTGTTAATTATGTGTTGATTGTAATACTCTGTCATTTCTCTTTGCAGCTGGTTCTTCCAGAGTATCTCAtccacttcttcttctgcgtCATGTTCTTCTGTGCGGCCGAGTGGCTCACCCTCTGTCTCAACCTCCCGCTGCTGGCTTATCACGTCTGGAGGTGATTGTTCAGTGCCGCCATGCTTATATTGATTGATTAGCTACGATCTCTCCTAATCCACTGCCTGCGTTTGACTGTGATGCAGATATATGAGCAGACCTGTGATGAGCTGCCCAGGACTCTACGACCCGACGACCATCATGAACGCTGACATACTGGCATACTGTCAAAAAGAAGGCTGGTGCAAACTGGCTTTCTATCTCCTGTCTTTCTTCTACTATCTCTATGGGTATGTATTTCTTCtcctttcatgtttttttttaattaaatgttcaaGTGGACAGAGACGAGGGagctttaattcatttatttttaacttcctGTGGCACCTGTACAAACATGAAagtgtataatgacaataactaGAGGTTTGGTATTTGAGAAGATATTGTCCAATAcagtttttctttgtaaaatgATGAATTATCATTTCTACTCTTGGGTTTTCATGAATATTAAGACGTTTATAGGTAGCTAGCCGTTTCCTGCTttcatgctaagctaagctaactctACCCTGGCTGTagcttatacagtatatttactaAGAATAATAGTGTCTTTGAATTGGACTTGTGAacttgtcgtccaaaatcactcaaaaacgtcatagtatagtatgtcgtccaaaatgagacaaaaacgtcatagtatagtatgtcgtccaaaatgagacaaaaaagtcataagctaagctaactcTACCCTGGCTGTagcttatacagtatatttactaAGCATAATAGTGTCTTTGAATGGGACATGTGAACTTGTATTCATGAGTTGGAATGTTTTGAGCGTGACATGTTTGGCTTTAAAACGGTAAAGTCGTGAGAACgtggttgcctggcaacagcATCACCAGCTAACGTAATGCAAGGAAAGACGTAGGAAAAATGTATCACTTGGGAAACTTTTCCAAAGAGAAATTAAACCACTCCAAACTCTCCATATCTAAAATTACAatatattactgtaatattcacaaaaaaaaaaagaacgttaatGGGTTCCGCCATTTGTGATCTCAGACATTTCGACCTATTCCTTTTAACAGGAAGGTTTGTAGGTTTTGCCCAGCAGCCATTTGGCCTCTTTGAGCAAAAGTATTGAAGTATTTATAGCTGTGATTAAAAAAGGACCCATCACACcattcaaactaaaataaaatgtaaaatcccgTTTTGTTTAATACTCTTAACAACAGTGTTTTGACTGCTTCGTTGTTTTCGTCAGGATGATCTATGTTCTGGTGAGCTCTTAAACCGGACCATGAAGGAAAAGGACGTGCGCGCGCGGCAGACGACCAGACATTTTGTGCTGGAACACTGGACCTGCTGAGAACCACAGCTCAGCAAAACAAGACGCCATTTCAAGAGGACAAACTCTccaactctctctcacacacacacacacacacacacactcggagcAAAGCATTATTTCGGAAACATTTAGCCCGTTTTTCGAGATAATCTTGGTTGCGAcgtttttgtttcaattttacagaaaatatggacagaaaaaaaaatggcaatttcttttttttattttaatggtgtggtgattttttttgatacttgggatttaaataaagtttttttttttgttttttttcatagttCTCCCCAGCTGAGTGTTTACAAATTAGACTTAATTTTCAGGTGTGCATTTATTGGAGAATCTGAGCTCTGTGCTGGATTATCttaggttttttttctgctaatTAGACCCCGGGCTTAAAGAGTAAATGTCCACCTGCCATATGATTCATTACCctcactaaaacaaacaaacaaacaaacaaacaaacaaacctctaCTCTCGCCCACAGATGCATTAAGGTCTTCATAATAAAAGTACAGGTACTGTACACTGAGGCCTGAAGTGCAGTGGGTTATTATCACTTAGAGAAACATTTTGCACGGGGGACAATCACACTCTGGTTGTCACAGACTTGTCTGATCTGTAGCGTTTCCATACGTCGGACCCATCGTCACAGTTGAGTCATGTAATCCGtgctaaaaataaatggtgacaTGTTTGAAATAGTGTCGAATTCCGAGTAGAAAGCGACCCGTGTTTGTGTAGAATCTTCCCTGCAAAAAAATGggtaaattataaaaaaaaaaaaaggtagactCAGTCTACAGCATCAGTACATTTGTAATCCACTGCTTTCTGCATTTTTAGCAGTGAGGTGTCATACTGTTGAATTTACCTCTACAAAGTCATTGACCatttgtgtccttgtgttttttgtgtgtttttatcccCAATCCCAAAAATTCCCCATAGTAAGGAACTCCAGTGTGTATTTAttctatgtttttaatttttactttttattattttgactaCTACACAATATCAAACACTCCCTCACTGTTTACTAATTTTAAGAatccccccccgccccccacccccccttttAGGCCATTACAATTAATTTAttgccatttttaaatgtgtattttatcaGGGACAGGGACAATAATCATGTGTAAGAAAACCTTTATGTATTAGATCCCATTGTGTCACATTTAGAAAATGACAACTTGACTTTATTTGACTCTAAATAAAACGACCCCACTCTTAATTACTGACTGGAATGTTATTTTTAGATCAATATTTCTAGGAAACGGAAACGTGAGAGgacattttcctttgtttgtgGTATGAGGGACATATTTTTAGGGTCATGTCTTTGTGGAAATTAAAGTTGGTTTAAATGATCTTAAATCTTTAACATATAGAaattctttaaagaaaaaaactactGAGAAAACTAAGGATGTTGTGATTAATTCCGTTATGTAAGTCAGGGTTTTCTCACTCCTGGTCCTGGGAGCCACTGTCCTCCATGTTTTAggtgtttccctgctccaacacacctgattcaaataaatgggtcgttatcaggctccAGCAGAGCTTACTGAGGAGCTGACCattggaatcaggtgtgttggagcagggaaacatctaaaacatggcaGTGGCTCCCCAGGATCAGGAGTGAGAAACTCGGATGTAAGTTATTCTTGCACCTAAAACTTCTCAGATCCTCCTGTgactgcttttttaaaaaaaaaaaaaaaaaaatgaaaactaagGACATTTGACACTAGGAATTATGATTAAGAAATAACAATGAAAGAAGAAGTGGAACGAGTAGGACTGGGAAATTgcttaaaataattaaatatgtagTTTCTGTTGAACTTTAATCGGACGATTGGGtctaaaaaaaattgattttccCAAGTATTTCAACCTATTTCTAATTATcttgactttaaaaacaaacagtttaacCCCTTCGCAAgattcatttgtgttttgtcaAAATAAGTGAGGCCTCTtaatagaaattaaaaaaaaggttgagtTTTACAGGTGCAAAATGAGTGACATGAATCTGCAATTAGGTTTCTAGGAGAACAAAGacaatttgtgtctttgttctttgtcagctttttttaattattatataaaaaaaacagtcaaactgatcaattgtcaaaatagtttatAATTAGTAAGtatttgattaataatcgataaaTGCTGCAgccctgggggaaaaaaaacaattagttgCTTAAGTTTAGGaagttaaattaagttaaatgtttttaaaaatgtcaaaaatcttCAGCCACTAGAACTCGAATGTATTGAAATATCGTTAAATATGGAGTTGAATTTTAGTTAAATTGATCAAGACAGTTTTTctcaaacatttcaaaattgTCTCAATTAAAGAAAGAGTTGAGTCCACAGATGTTGATAAGGGGTTAAATCACTTCAGGCCTCAGTTATGCGCCATACTCGTGTTCACACAGGTCCAAAATTACTGAGACTAACTGGTAATTAGTGTTTGTCGGTGAATAAAGTGTGAAATGACACAATCTGTGTTCAGAGAGTCACAAAACTGTGACTTAGAGAAACAGTTCAACAGTTGAGAGTCATGTTGTTAAAGAATATTGTGTTTCATTCCTTCCTTCCAGCTTCCTTTGCTTGTTTCGCTCAGAGGTGTGACTGATTTATCAGCTGCCTTCACTTCCTGCTCTGGCTGTTCAGCCATTTTCCTTCTCCCCTACTTGTTACAAGTCAGTTTATAGCAGTGATTAAAGTAGTATTTGTGTatattctttaaataaaatgcataagCTGAAGAAGAAAATACTTGTTGTACCACATCAAAATGATAGCAGGTACTGCAGTAAATTAGTCACCTTATTATGTGCAATTTGGGTTATGATGAGACGCTGGTTTAAAGAGTCGAGTACAATTTTATTTGATGAAAATTCGGGcgaggaagaagaaaatatatTAGCGTATTCTGTTAAAGTGCAGAACATCAGAGGACACAGTCACATCGACCGCAAAGAACCGAGAACGACACAGACGAAAGAGGCGAGTTTTGTGATCACCGCGACACCGGGCGCTCTGTGGAAGCCTCGGCGCTCTCCTGGTACGCCGAGTATCTTTCCTGAAACTCGTGCAGGAAGTTGTATTGCTgagggaaacaaaaaagaaaagaaagaaagaaagagtagaATGAAGATGTTACTGACAGAACATCACACATGTGGAAACACACCTagtgagaggatgaagaggatgaagaggagtctcctctcaccttcactgtttgaatggctcctcctcctctgtgctccCTGAGGATTTCAATGGCTTTGCTTGGCGTCATCGACGAGGAGAGCTGAAGCAGCAGACAGGCGACGACTgcacagagggggaaaaaaaaaaaaacaacacatcacgCTCATGTGACCACCGTTATCCAAACAACAGgtctgaatcaggtgtgatggAGCAGGGAGACATCTTTAAAAGTCAAATCTTGGACAAACAGGAACTTCTTAGACAGAAATCGTTATTTATGGACTGTCCCTCTGGTccctacttgttttttttttaaatgggctttataaataaatgttgagtTGAGTTAAAAAGATGCAGGGCAGTGAGTCCCagaggaccaggactgagaaacagtGGGATAACAATGATGCACGGAGCTGTGTAAAGACACAGAATAAAGTAGTCGTATAAATGTAGTTTTCTTACTTAATGCAGAGCGTCCCAGGCCTCCGTAACAACTGaaggggaagagaaaaaaaaaacgttctcATTCATGGATTGATAAAAGCTTTTCACTCTCTTATTTAAAGAACCAGGAAAGTCACTAATGCAActcattaaatttaaaatcattaaaaaaaaattcaaactattttaaattgtactgatacaattaaaaaaaaaaaaaaaaatgattacgCACTACACCTTTTAACTCTTTAATCTTGTTCACATTATTCTGAATCTCAGTTTAGACGAGGGACTCGACTCACTGGATCACTGTCCTCCTGCTGTTCTCCAGACTGACCCGCAGCTCCTCCAGGATCTGGCAGCAGAGCTTCAGCTCCGGAGCAGCTCCGTCGGTGAAGGGCATGTGGTGGACGGTGAAGCCTCGCTGCTGGTAGGCGTCCAGCAGGGAGGGAACCCGGTACTTGGTCAGTTCCCCTCTggtgcacaaaacaaacacgtctTGTACTCCCTGGTTGTGGAGCTCCTCTGTTGACaggaagtcagtcagtcataaacaaagaaactgtCAACTGGGACAACAATATGGAGATTTTACACGTCCTTTATTagaggtgggtcaaaatattgatttggtgacaTATTGCCGTTAAATCCtacactttcttttttgttttgttttctgcagttagacagatatcgtgacgtatcgctatatgattgcaatatattgattatcacagaatcgtatCGATACTATTTGTATCacggaccatgtatcgcgtatcgtaTCGCGAGGTACCCTATGATTCTCACCTCTAGTCCTGATACAGGAGTGACAAACGGTATACTGCCATAAATTAGGATTAGGGCTGTAACATTATCAAATATTAACTGCTTACTAATGATTActagtgtttttgtgtttttttttaataattagattttcaagtcaaaatcattgaaactgaatgattttgatttgtggacaaaaccagacacttgagaacatcattattttgaaatttcgGGAAACccagattagagctgcaactagcgattattttcacaatcgattaatctgtcgattattttctcgattaatcgtttggtccattaaaaatcagaaaaccgtaaaaaatgttgatcggtgttcgtcaaaccgggaaatgatgatgttctcaaatgtcttgttttgtccacaaacattgCCTAATGAGATGAGagtcacacacattttgatattattattatttatattgtatattgtaactatattgttgttgtaatcAGTAGAGTCTTTTGT
This genomic interval from Solea solea chromosome 18, fSolSol10.1, whole genome shotgun sequence contains the following:
- the cdkn3 gene encoding cyclin-dependent kinase inhibitor 3, whose amino-acid sequence is MHRAEAGDGVLGVKTMRTRVVDSSSEDEEIGDEQLTPLHVSWVPLSIVECSQFLGICALPGCKFKEIRRNLQRDVEELHNQGVQDVFVLCTRGELTKYRVPSLLDAYQQRGFTVHHMPFTDGAAPELKLCCQILEELRVSLENSRRTVIHCYGGLGRSALIVACLLLQLSSSMTPSKAIEILREHRGGGAIQTVKQYNFLHEFQERYSAYQESAEASTERPVSR
- the cnih1 gene encoding protein cornichon homolog 1 isoform X1; this translates as MAFTFAAFCYMLALLLTAALIFFAIWHIIAFDELKTDYKNPIDQCNTLNPTVEKVKKIKRVKIALKLVLPEYLIHFFFCVMFFCAAEWLTLCLNLPLLAYHVWRYMSRPVMSCPGLYDPTTIMNADILAYCQKEGWCKLAFYLLSFFYYLYGMIYVLVSS
- the cnih1 gene encoding protein cornichon homolog 1 isoform X2; translation: MAFTFAAFCYMLALLLTAALIFFAIWHIIAFDELKTDYKNPIDQCNTLNPLVLPEYLIHFFFCVMFFCAAEWLTLCLNLPLLAYHVWRYMSRPVMSCPGLYDPTTIMNADILAYCQKEGWCKLAFYLLSFFYYLYGMIYVLVSS